A window of the Roseburia sp. 831b genome harbors these coding sequences:
- a CDS encoding acyltransferase family protein, translating into MRKYYIDNIRSWTIILVVIYHVVYMFNSVITDGVIGLITKANGVDVVQYLLYPWFMVILFIISGMCSKYYLEKHTEKEYSKARTRKLLVPSTIGLLVFGWIQGYFNMAISHAFDNMQTKIPGVALYLLMCVSGTGVLWTIQVMWILSMVLLLVRKIEKGRLLKIGEKTGIIPLILLGILVWAFAQILNTPVIVVYRFGIYGISFLLGYYVFSHEAVTDILKKYCVPLLIFASVLGIIYAWMDYGKNYTVAPNVNNPLAVAYRWMMCLAILGCMKKWENHSSSVSKFLSEKSFGIYVFHYLTLSSCAYYLTTYTEMPGGVIYVLTAVAAFAGALILYEIISRIPILRWCVLG; encoded by the coding sequence ATGAGAAAATATTATATAGATAATATTCGTTCATGGACAATTATTCTGGTGGTAATCTATCATGTGGTTTATATGTTTAATTCAGTAATAACAGACGGTGTGATAGGACTGATTACAAAGGCAAACGGTGTAGATGTGGTACAATATTTGCTGTATCCGTGGTTTATGGTTATTTTGTTTATCATAAGTGGTATGTGTTCGAAATACTACTTGGAAAAACACACGGAAAAGGAATATAGTAAGGCACGAACCAGAAAATTATTAGTGCCGTCTACCATTGGCTTGCTGGTTTTTGGATGGATACAGGGATACTTTAATATGGCAATCAGTCATGCATTTGATAATATGCAAACTAAAATACCGGGAGTTGCTTTGTACTTACTTATGTGCGTATCCGGAACCGGTGTACTTTGGACCATTCAGGTAATGTGGATTTTGTCCATGGTGTTATTATTAGTACGGAAAATTGAAAAGGGGCGTCTTTTGAAGATAGGCGAAAAAACTGGAATTATTCCATTGATTTTGCTTGGCATTTTAGTATGGGCATTTGCGCAAATATTAAATACTCCGGTAATTGTTGTATATCGTTTTGGTATTTATGGCATTTCATTTTTGTTGGGATACTATGTATTTTCCCATGAAGCTGTGACTGATATATTGAAAAAGTATTGTGTTCCGCTGCTCATTTTTGCCAGTGTATTAGGAATTATCTATGCCTGGATGGATTATGGAAAAAACTATACAGTGGCACCAAATGTCAATAATCCCCTTGCTGTTGCATATCGCTGGATGATGTGTTTAGCAATACTTGGATGTATGAAAAAATGGGAAAATCATAGTAGCAGTGTAAGTAAATTTTTATCAGAAAAAAGTTTTGGAATTTATGTATTCCATTATTTGACCTTGTCAAGCTGTGCATATTATTTAACGACCTATACAGAGATGCCGGGAGGCGTGATTTATGTGCTTACCGCTGTGGCTGCCTTTGCAGGAGCCCTTATACTGTATGAAATCATCTCACGCATACCGATATTACGATGGTGTGTATTAGGATAG
- a CDS encoding Wadjet anti-phage system protein JetA family protein — MKFIYEIPPSFWGLFRSVNRDIYMEALLAINEEYQYNNYFLSKEACIQVLSEMCAARRFQFETEEIESEEESREALPRRILNWLLKTKWLRKIDDYATMATNIVIPDYAAIFIDAFEQLVREPLEDTELYIQNVYATLFSFQHDSRMNIAMLKTALINTKKLNKSLQDMLHNMDKFFERLLEKQSYDAILKEHLEGYVEEVVKRKYHILKTSDNFYIYKMDIKRCLKEMRENEEWVEKIRTKQRLERQLKEKDFSNGNTKEKDSTTNSNVQPYFSMRNQQEEDVLDLIDQIERGFDDIEHRIANMDKEHSKYIRATVSRLNYLLSDETKRHGLLIQILNELGEETDEKQEKLELVAKKMRLSNVELLSENPLFKRRRKKKFEDDLSEEPQENELSRDDVLRMNQIKHRYTKRQIEEFIEENMTGDVLEAEQMQLADDEAFEKLILAYDISMRKNSTYEVMVEERQVENGCYSYPAMVFKKRITSEE, encoded by the coding sequence TTGAAGTTTATATATGAGATACCGCCCTCTTTTTGGGGGCTGTTTCGTTCTGTAAACAGAGATATTTATATGGAAGCTCTGTTGGCAATCAACGAAGAATACCAATACAACAATTATTTTTTGAGCAAAGAGGCCTGCATACAGGTGTTAAGTGAAATGTGTGCAGCCAGAAGATTTCAGTTTGAGACAGAAGAAATCGAATCGGAGGAAGAAAGCAGGGAAGCACTGCCACGCCGTATTTTAAACTGGCTGTTAAAGACGAAGTGGCTTCGTAAAATAGATGATTATGCAACGATGGCAACCAACATTGTCATTCCAGACTATGCGGCTATTTTTATTGATGCATTCGAACAATTAGTGCGGGAACCGTTAGAAGATACCGAACTTTACATTCAGAATGTCTATGCAACGTTATTTTCGTTTCAGCATGATTCCAGAATGAACATTGCGATGCTAAAAACGGCATTGATTAATACGAAAAAGTTGAACAAATCATTGCAGGATATGCTTCATAATATGGATAAATTTTTTGAACGACTGTTAGAAAAACAATCCTATGACGCGATTTTAAAGGAACATTTAGAAGGATATGTCGAGGAAGTAGTAAAGCGAAAATACCATATCTTAAAGACAAGCGATAACTTTTACATCTATAAGATGGACATCAAGCGATGCCTAAAAGAGATGAGAGAGAACGAGGAATGGGTGGAGAAAATCCGGACCAAGCAGCGCTTAGAGCGTCAGTTAAAAGAAAAAGATTTTTCAAATGGGAATACGAAGGAGAAGGATTCAACTACAAATAGTAATGTACAGCCTTATTTTTCTATGCGAAACCAGCAGGAGGAAGACGTCCTGGATTTGATTGACCAGATTGAGCGTGGATTTGATGATATTGAGCACCGGATTGCGAATATGGATAAAGAACACAGTAAGTATATCCGTGCGACAGTCAGCCGTTTGAATTATCTTTTGAGTGATGAGACCAAACGTCATGGACTCTTGATTCAGATTTTAAATGAGTTAGGCGAGGAAACAGACGAGAAACAGGAAAAATTGGAGCTTGTCGCAAAGAAAATGCGCCTTTCTAACGTGGAACTTTTAAGTGAAAATCCACTCTTTAAGAGAAGACGAAAGAAAAAGTTTGAGGATGATTTAAGCGAAGAACCACAGGAAAATGAGCTTTCCCGTGATGATGTGCTTCGTATGAATCAAATCAAGCACCGCTATACCAAACGGCAGATTGAAGAATTCATTGAAGAGAATATGACAGGTGACGTGCTAGAGGCAGAACAGATGCAGTTAGCAGACGATGAAGCTTTTGAAAAACTGATTTTAGCATACGATATCAGTATGAGAAAAAACAGCACTTACGAGGTCATGGTGGAGGAACGCCAGGTTGAAAATGGATGTTACAGTTATCCTGCCATGGTATTTAAAAAGAGAATCACATCGGAAGAATAA
- a CDS encoding DUF4194 domain-containing protein: protein MFEYYKELATTDQEKLKDVITQLLAQSFILERKYDRKKGRMVLNKDFYFCENHMEFLTQYFEVAGIRLQKNTELGSIYIQGNATLGEKLPKLSTIYLLLLKLLYDEKMASVSSSVNVVVTFAELNTKVGEFRLVKGLSSLSEVKRAFGILKKYQMVEVLDSLDELSEQTRILVYPCINLVLLQEDMVGLLQSFSQEEEEGELTDGEQ from the coding sequence ATGTTTGAATATTATAAAGAGTTAGCCACGACTGACCAGGAAAAGTTAAAGGATGTGATTACACAGCTTTTGGCGCAGTCGTTTATTTTAGAGCGAAAATATGACAGGAAGAAAGGACGTATGGTCTTAAACAAGGATTTTTATTTTTGTGAGAATCATATGGAATTTCTGACACAGTATTTTGAGGTTGCGGGTATCCGTCTGCAGAAAAATACGGAACTTGGAAGTATTTACATTCAAGGAAATGCAACGCTTGGAGAGAAACTTCCAAAACTTTCCACCATTTATCTGCTTTTGTTAAAGCTGTTATATGATGAAAAGATGGCATCCGTCTCCTCGAGTGTCAACGTGGTGGTAACGTTTGCAGAATTGAATACAAAAGTCGGAGAGTTTCGCCTGGTAAAGGGGTTGTCCTCCCTTTCAGAAGTGAAAAGAGCATTTGGTATTTTGAAAAAATATCAGATGGTAGAAGTATTAGATTCCTTAGATGAATTAAGCGAACAGACCAGAATTTTGGTTTACCCATGTATCAATCTGGTGTTATTGCAGGAAGATATGGTGGGATTGCTGCAAAGCTTTTCCCAGGAGGAAGAGGAAGGAGAATTAACAGATGGAGAACAGTAA
- a CDS encoding 2-hydroxyacyl-CoA dehydratase family protein codes for MGKQIGSEQLGSFYVGKKARKRREWRGFKDTWYDYIEWLKTWKMLISFSMKPNNIKGFFRYRWMSNYLAVPDFFDRHTEGMRGTQLRLAHTGLGLIVKDMCGMLEDIFRADPAIGNDTKFNEKIVLFDENMMSEIMNGFPNLKWLSVEVPAVYTSSMMSQQGVTHYVDIAQEFGIPSDVCPMPAAELGVAIDDDFPLIGKCAIQCNTTCDGSLMGNGLEARRFKIPTFQLAVPIRHRQESVQEYAADEIRNAIAFIEEQTGEKFDWDAFFSTMKVFNEETKQMLEWFDLSRTQYPQVVGDNLALYRYGVYQAAGGRNAVFLKTDQKMTQLAVKAYQKKELCCKEIRHRAISWGVQAAYYTAFPIWLQNCWGIVTLVDMLSLVSTQNVNTEDKDQAILDLAYLYENMIMRNRSNGGYETGVEALWRYCETFGVDMVIMYTHMGCKAMSGYHGIFEEEARAHGVKLVWVTHSLMKPNDASRRDMRTEVNRYMRTVLREEPLDPTLEEFDDANAW; via the coding sequence GTGGGAAAACAGATTGGCAGTGAACAATTAGGAAGTTTTTATGTTGGAAAAAAGGCCAGAAAGCGCAGGGAATGGCGTGGTTTTAAGGATACCTGGTATGATTATATCGAATGGCTGAAAACCTGGAAAATGTTGATTTCTTTTTCCATGAAACCAAATAATATCAAGGGATTTTTCCGTTATCGCTGGATGTCAAATTATCTTGCAGTACCAGATTTTTTTGACCGTCATACCGAAGGGATGCGTGGGACGCAGCTTCGTCTGGCACATACCGGACTTGGATTGATTGTAAAGGATATGTGCGGCATGTTAGAGGACATTTTCCGTGCGGACCCGGCGATTGGAAACGATACCAAATTTAATGAGAAAATCGTTCTTTTTGATGAAAATATGATGAGTGAAATCATGAATGGATTCCCAAATTTAAAATGGCTTTCCGTGGAGGTGCCGGCGGTGTATACCAGTTCCATGATGTCACAGCAGGGTGTCACACATTACGTTGACATTGCGCAGGAATTTGGAATCCCATCGGATGTCTGCCCGATGCCGGCGGCGGAGTTAGGGGTAGCGATTGATGACGATTTCCCTTTGATTGGAAAATGTGCGATTCAGTGTAATACAACGTGTGACGGAAGTCTGATGGGAAATGGTCTTGAGGCACGCAGATTTAAAATTCCTACCTTCCAGCTTGCGGTACCAATCCGCCACAGACAGGAAAGTGTGCAGGAATACGCTGCGGATGAGATTCGAAATGCAATTGCGTTTATCGAGGAGCAGACCGGAGAAAAATTTGACTGGGACGCATTCTTTTCCACGATGAAGGTGTTCAATGAAGAGACCAAACAGATGCTGGAGTGGTTTGATTTATCAAGAACACAGTATCCACAGGTGGTTGGAGACAACCTTGCGTTGTATCGTTACGGTGTATACCAGGCGGCGGGAGGTCGTAATGCTGTTTTTTTAAAGACGGATCAAAAGATGACACAGCTTGCGGTGAAAGCCTACCAGAAAAAAGAACTTTGCTGTAAAGAGATTCGCCATCGTGCGATTTCCTGGGGTGTTCAGGCTGCCTATTATACGGCTTTTCCAATCTGGTTACAAAACTGTTGGGGAATTGTGACACTGGTTGATATGTTAAGCCTTGTGTCGACACAGAATGTCAATACCGAAGACAAAGACCAGGCAATCTTAGACCTTGCCTATCTATATGAAAATATGATTATGCGAAACCGTTCCAACGGTGGATATGAGACCGGTGTGGAAGCGTTGTGGCGATATTGTGAGACCTTTGGTGTGGATATGGTTATCATGTATACACACATGGGATGTAAGGCAATGTCTGGTTATCATGGCATTTTTGAGGAGGAAGCGAGAGCGCACGGTGTGAAGCTTGTCTGGGTAACGCACTCTTTGATGAAACCAAATGACGCTTCCAGACGGGATATGCGAACAGAGGTCAACCGCTATATGCGAACGGTATTAAGAGAAGAACCGCTAGACCCAACTTTAGAAGAATTTGATGACGCGAATGCATGGTAG
- the rsmH gene encoding 16S rRNA (cytosine(1402)-N(4))-methyltransferase RsmH: MENQTGVHKRRVRYKGTHPRSYKEKYKELNPEKYADTIDKVIRKGSTPAGMHISIMVKEILDFLRIKPGQKGLDATLGYGGHSREMLKCLNGEGHLYSLDIDPIEIVKTKKRLQDAGFGEDILTVIQKNFAYIDEVAAEYGPFDFLMADLGVSSMQIDNPDRGFSYKFDGPLDLRLNPESGQSAAERLRSVTPDELEGMLIENSDEPYAAEITKEVFKEFRKGNKIETTKRLAEVIEQALVVVPEKERKEAVKKSCQRTFQALRIDVNSEFEVLEAFLEKLPDVMAPGGRIAILTFHSGEDRLVKKSFKRLQKAGVYSEVATDVVRPSAEECAKNGRARSTKMRWAIKA; this comes from the coding sequence ATGGAAAATCAAACTGGTGTTCACAAACGCCGTGTCAGATACAAGGGAACACACCCTAGATCTTATAAAGAAAAGTATAAGGAATTGAACCCGGAAAAGTATGCAGATACGATTGATAAAGTAATTCGAAAGGGAAGTACGCCGGCCGGAATGCATATTTCCATTATGGTAAAAGAAATCCTTGATTTTTTACGGATAAAGCCAGGTCAGAAAGGCTTAGATGCAACACTTGGATACGGTGGACATTCCAGGGAAATGTTAAAATGTCTAAACGGCGAAGGACATTTATACTCTTTAGATATTGATCCGATTGAGATTGTAAAGACAAAGAAAAGATTGCAGGATGCAGGCTTTGGTGAGGATATTCTGACTGTTATCCAGAAAAATTTTGCCTATATCGACGAGGTTGCAGCCGAATATGGACCATTTGATTTTCTGATGGCAGATTTAGGAGTATCCTCCATGCAGATTGATAACCCGGATCGGGGCTTTTCCTATAAATTTGATGGACCGCTTGACCTACGTTTAAATCCAGAAAGTGGACAGTCTGCCGCAGAGCGCCTGCGCAGTGTGACACCGGATGAGTTAGAGGGGATGTTAATCGAGAACTCGGACGAGCCTTATGCAGCCGAAATTACGAAGGAAGTATTCAAGGAATTTCGAAAAGGAAACAAGATTGAGACAACGAAACGCCTTGCAGAGGTAATCGAGCAGGCACTTGTTGTAGTGCCGGAAAAAGAACGGAAAGAAGCAGTCAAAAAATCCTGCCAGAGAACCTTTCAGGCACTTCGTATTGATGTAAACAGCGAGTTTGAGGTGTTAGAGGCATTCCTAGAAAAGCTTCCCGATGTCATGGCACCGGGCGGAAGAATTGCGATTTTAACCTTCCATTCAGGTGAAGACCGCCTTGTAAAGAAGTCTTTTAAACGTTTGCAAAAAGCAGGCGTTTACAGTGAAGTAGCTACGGATGTAGTCAGACCATCTGCAGAGGAATGTGCGAAGAATGGGCGTGCCCGTTCCACGAAGATGCGTTGGGCGATTAAGGCATAA
- a CDS encoding 2-hydroxyacyl-CoA dehydratase family protein: protein MKDLKHIYYFEKQLEEVKNDLVTKALGEGRIAIGSVCAQIPEPLLNLPGCFSVRLRAPRTGSIDIGTYYMSSLLCEGCRAILERGIEGGYRFLDCIMAPDACAQMNRCVENMEQQKVCDKEKFFISYADVPMKSDETALKHYVKQMRIRVLEPLRKVYGIDVSDAALRKAVEEQNEISRLLLQISEYRKMEHPTITGYEFAVLCLASYCCPKDAIKEKLKETLEELKTREPDAKNPYRVRVVLVGSEIDDPGLIQLIEESGAMVVADRHCFGAFPGRLEIPLNDEEDVLTQICRYYLKVGQCPRFMNTDKIVERKQYVNDLAKEYHADGIIYQQIKFCDYWGYERALASHVLREDYGYPVLSVDRPYVVGSSGQLRTRVQAFVESVEIKKIQKGE, encoded by the coding sequence ATGAAGGATTTAAAACATATTTATTATTTTGAAAAACAATTGGAAGAGGTAAAAAATGATTTGGTGACAAAGGCGCTTGGTGAGGGCAGAATTGCCATCGGAAGTGTCTGCGCCCAGATACCGGAGCCACTTTTAAATTTGCCGGGATGTTTTTCTGTAAGATTAAGGGCACCGCGTACCGGTTCGATTGACATTGGAACTTATTATATGAGCAGTTTGCTCTGCGAGGGCTGCCGTGCCATCTTAGAAAGAGGAATTGAAGGCGGTTATCGTTTCCTGGACTGTATCATGGCACCGGATGCCTGTGCCCAGATGAACCGTTGTGTGGAAAATATGGAACAGCAGAAGGTATGTGACAAAGAAAAATTTTTTATCTCTTATGCAGATGTCCCGATGAAATCCGATGAGACTGCGTTAAAACACTATGTGAAGCAGATGAGAATCCGTGTGTTAGAGCCTTTAAGAAAAGTATATGGAATTGATGTTTCGGATGCTGCACTGCGAAAAGCAGTAGAAGAGCAAAATGAGATAAGCAGGCTGCTGTTGCAAATCAGTGAGTACCGTAAGATGGAGCATCCAACAATCACAGGATATGAATTTGCTGTGTTGTGTCTTGCAAGTTATTGCTGTCCGAAGGATGCAATCAAAGAAAAGCTAAAAGAGACGTTAGAAGAATTAAAGACAAGAGAGCCGGATGCGAAGAATCCATATCGTGTGCGGGTGGTATTAGTCGGTTCTGAGATAGATGACCCAGGTTTGATTCAATTGATTGAGGAATCAGGGGCAATGGTGGTGGCGGACCGTCATTGTTTTGGGGCATTTCCGGGCAGACTTGAGATTCCATTAAATGATGAGGAAGATGTGTTGACACAGATTTGCCGTTATTATCTTAAGGTGGGTCAATGTCCTCGTTTTATGAATACCGATAAGATTGTAGAGAGAAAACAGTATGTCAACGATTTAGCCAAAGAATATCATGCGGACGGAATCATTTATCAGCAGATTAAATTCTGTGATTACTGGGGATACGAGAGAGCCCTGGCAAGTCATGTATTGCGGGAAGATTATGGATATCCGGTTCTTTCTGTGGATCGTCCTTACGTTGTAGGAAGTTCCGGACAGCTTCGAACAAGAGTTCAGGCATTTGTGGAAAGCGTTGAGATTAAAAAGATACAAAAGGGAGAATAA